Proteins from a genomic interval of Lysobacter arenosi:
- a CDS encoding zonular occludens toxin domain-containing protein has protein sequence MDIIGTPAAIFALGRGAVPIGNVRGFKHDQARVLSISPEQFCDWMNFLPDGAVCVIDEAYEHGMVPKRTPGSKVPDHVLELAKHRHRGLDFIFVSQSPAKQVDEFVHDLIERHIHVRRRFGLPFAHLRIFDRFERNPEKGHALMLKRVKLPKRPMGLYESTVLDTTERKIPWYYIALLVGLPATAAGAWYQFREVEASFGGTAQNATTQAKRDGAANGAPATVAATDPSAPKVPTRESDYVGWLTPRIGGQPWTAPAYDKLTLPMQPPRIFCMASGHDGGDSCTCLAEQGSRYVVEQNRCRMIARDGQYEPFLDEVQGDRNRLDDATQLRRLAERQERQGERGGGVGASPLRIRTRTRPLLHLMK, from the coding sequence TTGGATATCATCGGAACGCCTGCAGCAATCTTCGCCCTGGGGCGAGGGGCCGTACCGATCGGCAACGTTCGCGGCTTCAAGCACGATCAGGCCCGAGTACTGTCGATCAGTCCAGAACAGTTCTGCGACTGGATGAACTTCCTTCCCGATGGCGCCGTCTGCGTCATCGATGAAGCCTACGAGCATGGGATGGTGCCCAAGCGGACTCCCGGCTCCAAAGTGCCGGATCACGTTCTGGAGTTGGCCAAGCACCGACATCGGGGCCTGGACTTCATCTTCGTATCGCAGTCCCCGGCCAAGCAGGTTGATGAGTTCGTGCATGACCTGATCGAACGGCACATCCACGTACGCCGTCGCTTCGGCCTGCCGTTCGCCCACCTGCGGATCTTCGACCGCTTCGAACGCAACCCTGAGAAGGGGCATGCGCTGATGCTCAAGCGGGTGAAGCTGCCCAAGCGCCCCATGGGACTGTACGAATCCACAGTCCTGGACACGACCGAGCGGAAGATTCCTTGGTACTACATTGCTCTACTGGTGGGCTTGCCGGCGACCGCAGCTGGCGCGTGGTACCAATTCCGGGAGGTGGAAGCCTCCTTTGGCGGAACGGCGCAGAACGCCACGACTCAAGCGAAAAGGGACGGAGCGGCGAACGGAGCGCCAGCGACGGTCGCCGCGACGGACCCCTCCGCGCCGAAAGTCCCGACCCGAGAAAGTGACTACGTGGGGTGGCTGACGCCGCGTATTGGCGGCCAGCCGTGGACCGCGCCTGCCTACGACAAATTGACCCTGCCCATGCAACCACCGCGCATCTTCTGCATGGCCTCAGGGCATGACGGTGGCGACAGTTGCACGTGCCTGGCAGAGCAGGGCAGCCGCTATGTGGTTGAGCAGAATCGGTGCCGGATGATCGCCCGCGACGGCCAGTACGAACCGTTCTTGGATGAGGTGCAGGGTGACCGGAACCGCTTGGACGATGCCACCCAACTGCGGCGCCTAGCCGAGCGGCAGGAGCGCCAAGGGGAGCGGGGTGGGGGTGTAGGGGCGAGCCCCCTACGGATACGGACGCGGACGCGTCCGCTCCTTCACCTGATGAAGTGA
- a CDS encoding tetratricopeptide repeat protein, with translation MVMRAIPGWAVVALLAAGTATAAEERAINLDAYQSALLQASGHPNELNRWHGIWNYDNGRQDEALKYFLRAAAYGDKLSQHFLALMYWNGDGVDRDPVQAYVWADLAAERGNSPDLIRVREHIWHELTPAQQAQSVEMGQGYYERYGDQVAQRRTNTEIRRFARTQTGSRVGLLTSRLEVNAGRPDLWAGGGRSSYGPLQATGTEFYADNRTRPTEYWQAEDLSLGALMKRIGAGEVKVGDVDVVKDEGK, from the coding sequence ATGGTCATGCGCGCAATTCCAGGATGGGCTGTCGTCGCACTGCTCGCTGCAGGAACGGCCACGGCGGCCGAGGAACGCGCCATCAACCTCGACGCGTACCAGTCGGCCTTGCTGCAGGCATCGGGTCATCCCAACGAACTCAACCGATGGCATGGCATTTGGAACTACGACAACGGGCGACAGGACGAAGCGCTCAAGTATTTCCTGCGGGCCGCCGCATACGGCGACAAGCTGTCGCAGCACTTTCTCGCGCTGATGTACTGGAACGGTGATGGCGTCGACCGCGACCCGGTGCAGGCCTATGTCTGGGCCGACCTGGCCGCGGAACGTGGCAACAGCCCGGACCTGATTCGCGTGCGCGAGCACATCTGGCACGAACTCACGCCAGCCCAGCAGGCGCAGTCCGTCGAGATGGGCCAAGGCTATTACGAACGCTACGGCGACCAGGTCGCACAGCGCCGCACCAATACCGAGATCCGCCGCTTCGCGCGCACACAGACAGGCAGCCGCGTTGGCCTGCTGACTTCAAGGCTGGAGGTGAACGCAGGCAGGCCCGACCTGTGGGCGGGCGGCGGCAGGTCGTCGTACGGACCGCTCCAGGCCACCGGCACGGAGTTCTATGCCGACAACCGCACACGCCCGACGGAATACTGGCAGGCCGAAGACTTGAGCCTTGGCGCCCTGATGAAACGCATTGGTGCTGGCGAAGTGAAAGTCGGCGACGTCGATGTGGTCAAGGATGAGGGGAAGTAG
- a CDS encoding autotransporter outer membrane beta-barrel domain-containing protein encodes MTPPIATLSPPAPAPETPVTPAPAIDDATLARGAAQEQVVSDCLEWRSADEIGVDTPTDCDYAAAEQARTGFGQAAPVTPGREFATPTRWNLWFDGRTLDTSDRRHGLDMDGSGNYFTLGADRRHDNDVVVGALVSYESNDSDGFEGNLRQETDGYGIGAYVAQPLSQRWAMDTSLVYAWLSNDSRVAVLDGSYDSTRVSLTLNTTGQYQAGEYALRPKFTLSYSHYDNDAYDLSGLVFDTPISLHVARDSFDNGTVEGLLEVSRTFHPGNSVVIPYGEIGANYAFIRPQDGGILTSDLRLASTSAWLGSLRLGARALVSQAMFVEASAGYLSLGHGDNDVWELRLFLSWAF; translated from the coding sequence GTGACACCGCCCATCGCAACGCTGTCTCCACCGGCACCCGCACCCGAGACTCCGGTTACACCCGCGCCGGCGATCGACGATGCCACGCTTGCGCGCGGTGCAGCACAGGAACAGGTCGTCTCCGATTGCCTTGAGTGGAGGTCTGCAGACGAGATCGGCGTCGACACGCCCACTGACTGCGACTATGCGGCCGCCGAACAGGCGCGAACGGGCTTCGGACAAGCGGCCCCTGTCACGCCGGGGCGCGAGTTCGCGACACCCACGCGCTGGAACCTGTGGTTCGATGGCCGCACGCTCGACACTTCCGATCGCCGTCATGGCCTGGACATGGACGGCAGCGGCAACTACTTCACCCTCGGCGCAGACCGTCGCCACGACAATGACGTCGTCGTCGGCGCACTGGTCTCCTACGAGAGCAATGACAGCGACGGCTTCGAGGGCAATCTGCGCCAGGAGACCGACGGCTATGGCATTGGCGCCTACGTGGCGCAGCCGCTGTCGCAGCGCTGGGCAATGGATACGTCGCTGGTGTACGCCTGGCTGTCGAACGATTCCAGGGTGGCGGTCCTCGATGGCAGTTACGACTCGACGCGCGTGTCGCTGACGTTGAACACGACAGGCCAGTACCAGGCGGGTGAGTACGCGCTTCGCCCCAAGTTCACCCTGAGCTACAGCCACTACGACAACGACGCCTATGACCTCTCCGGCTTGGTGTTCGACACGCCCATCTCGCTGCACGTGGCCCGCGACAGCTTCGACAACGGCACCGTCGAAGGATTGCTGGAAGTCAGCCGGACCTTCCATCCGGGCAACAGTGTCGTGATTCCGTACGGCGAGATCGGCGCCAACTACGCCTTCATCCGACCCCAGGACGGCGGCATCCTGACCTCCGACCTGCGACTCGCCTCCACATCGGCCTGGCTCGGCTCACTGCGCCTGGGCGCGCGTGCGCTGGTGTCGCAGGCGATGTTCGTGGAGGCGAGCGCGGGCTACCTGAGCCTGGGCCACGGCGACAACGATGTCTGGGAGCTCAGGCTGTTCCTGTCGTGGGCGTTCTGA
- a CDS encoding SDR family NAD(P)-dependent oxidoreductase: protein MKTFLLTGSARGLGRSIATSVLEAGHQLIATARDPDQLADLVDRHASRILPVALDVTDGEAAQLAVKAGVERFGRIDVVINNAGFGIVGSVEDMPMSAIRAQLETNFLGSVNVIKAALPVLRGQGAGHIIQVSSIGARIATPGAAAYYASKWALAGFIESLALEIRPLGIHVTAIEPGGMRTDFADDSSLTIIPGSAAYAATSGATAQMMKSPDYLASTTDPARIAALILKVAGLEDPPLRLLAGSGTHDYGTAADGMRAKEDARWKWLSAFAD, encoded by the coding sequence ATGAAAACGTTCCTGTTGACAGGCAGTGCCCGCGGGCTCGGCCGAAGCATCGCGACTTCGGTGCTCGAAGCCGGACACCAACTGATCGCAACAGCGCGAGACCCTGATCAGCTGGCGGATCTCGTCGACCGCCATGCAAGCCGGATCCTGCCTGTCGCACTCGATGTCACCGATGGCGAAGCGGCGCAGTTGGCGGTGAAGGCCGGTGTGGAGCGCTTCGGGCGGATCGATGTGGTGATCAACAACGCCGGATTCGGCATTGTCGGATCCGTCGAGGACATGCCCATGTCGGCGATCCGCGCACAGCTCGAAACCAACTTCCTCGGCAGCGTTAACGTGATCAAGGCCGCGCTGCCGGTTCTGCGAGGGCAGGGTGCCGGCCACATCATCCAGGTCTCTTCGATTGGCGCGCGCATTGCCACTCCTGGCGCAGCGGCGTACTACGCATCGAAGTGGGCCCTGGCTGGATTCATCGAGTCCCTGGCGCTGGAGATCAGGCCGCTGGGCATACACGTCACGGCCATCGAGCCTGGCGGCATGAGGACCGATTTCGCTGACGATTCATCACTGACGATCATCCCCGGCAGTGCGGCCTACGCCGCGACATCGGGCGCTACCGCGCAGATGATGAAGTCGCCGGACTACCTGGCGTCGACCACAGACCCCGCCAGGATCGCCGCACTCATCCTGAAGGTCGCCGGGCTGGAAGACCCGCCGTTGCGGCTGCTCGCCGGCAGTGGAACCCACGACTACGGCACGGCCGCCGACGGGATGCGGGCAAAGGAAGATGCACGCTGGAAGTGGCTCAGCGCGTTCGCGGACTGA